Part of the Syngnathus typhle isolate RoL2023-S1 ecotype Sweden linkage group LG17, RoL_Styp_1.0, whole genome shotgun sequence genome is shown below.
tgagtgtatgtgtgtgtccgtgcTGCAGTCTTAGAAAGGACATTCCGGGTGCTGCATCACTGCTACAAAAGAGAAGGTGAcatcattattaaaaaaaaaacaaacaaaaaaacggtACTGTCGTTGGACTGCTGTTACATGGATGGATTATGACTGATTTTGTGAGTTTTagtgaaagtgtttttttttcctttttaaaataacaaaaaaagcagcagcactTCATAGTTTCTCAAGATGACTTGTTCGTCATCTAAACACGGTCAGAAAATATTCTAAATGACAACGAGAGAGGGACTCGTTGAGTTCATTTTTGATATTGGGAGTGGGAGTAAATAAGTGCTATCACACACTTCCTCACTTTTCTATTACACAAGCTTTATGCCGCTATTTTAGCTATTAATAACTATAAGGCAGCCCTCACATAGACCAACAGTCCCCCCACCCTCCGCCAGTGAAGATGATACAAGGTTCAGTTCACGGAAGCCAATGATATTAATACTAAAGGGAAGCAGCAGAAGCTTCCATTCCGTGCACTTATTACCTTCAAAGTAATGGGTTCACATTTTTTCAACACGTTAACATAAAATTTGTAATTCacagatattattattattgtcattattattattattatcattattattgtcattattattatttccattattattatttctattattattattattattactacccTAACTGCACATCCATGCTTTTTACAAGgttgtcttttcttttaaattagcTGCTCTTTTCGGTTGTGGATGTTAGCTAAGAGCTCAAATGTGATGTCACAGCAGAACAATTGAATTTTAGCCACTCGGCCGGTTGGAATGGTCTAATAAGATTTAAACAAAAGCTGCTTTCACACCGCCTTCCCGGCAAATTGGCTCATCGGCGCCGTAAACGCTATAGCTGTCTTGATTTGCCTGACTTTTTGAGAAAGAATTCACCCAAGCGGTGCGTTGGTGTGTCTCAAGGTTGCGTTTACAATGCGATTGTGGCTTAAGGTATTCGGAAAATTAAAAAGCGTCGATGTCTGGGACAGAAACATTTGCTTTGACACAAAAGAGTGTGGCCCATGATTCATTTCTGAAGCTGACAACTTTTTTAAAACGGGGACAAAATTGTTggttccacaaaaaaaaaagatcactggAATAACTTGAACGGTCACTGGAATAATTTGACAAAGAGTACAAATATTAGCTGAAATGTTATATTTAGTGATGTAAGAAAAGAGCAAAGAGATTTAGGTCATGTTATATGACAGGAGCTAAGGAATGCAATGATAAAGAGAAGGACCGGTGAAGAATATAGGGAAGCAAAAAGCAGATTCTCTACTGCGGTATGTGTCGTGTAGCTTTAATAACTGGgagtacaataaaaaaaaattaggatTAGGATCTTGAGGAATTTCCATTATAACAAAGTCCACACTCAGCACGGCGCTCTTTAAAATCTTTTTAACTTCAGAGCACTAAATTACCACACTCAAATTTAATAGCgtttaaaatattattattattatatgtatatataaataatacattgcATATTATAGACACAGACATTTTGATATTctgcttacattttttttaaataacattttaagAATTCAGAATTCTTACAAACATGTTTGGTgtgcgtccgtgtgtgtgtgtgtgtgcatgtttgcatGAGATAGAGAAATTTTGTGTAACCAGGACAGCTCTAGATAGGGATGTTAAATTAGACCATGGTTAATAAGCTGTGGGACTCAATGTGCTCTCTTTGGATTAGACCAAGACTTCATTTGTCTGTCTTCATCGTTGACCTGACACACACTTACAATCCCCTccccgtgcacacacacacgccgtgTGTGTATACATACATGTGTTATGATAACAAAATGGTTCATCAACCAAAGATAAATTGAATGAGAAAGCTTTATTAGCAAGAAAACAAGATTGTGTACAAATGTACCTAGGCCGCTAACATAACACCAGGATTATATTTGTAGATTATgagttaattcttttttttttatggaaatgTGAATGATGTAATTACTGCACAGCAACACAACTCTGCACAAAGGTGGGTTAGTTTTAGTGTTGGTAATTATGCAGATCAGCGCAGGTCAGCGGATCTGAGAGAGGGAAGGCTGCGTCAGTGTGGGAGTGGTCACAGTTTTCTTCAACCATACCCAATGAAAGCGGCTTCTCTCATTCCATTTAAATGCGATAATCTAGTCATGCACTTGAGTCTTAAAATACCGAAGGGCACATCTGAGTTGGGATTTTGAATACAGATTCATTCATCTTTCGAACAGCTTGATTTTATGAGGGATGGTGGGGGCGGCTGTCATAAAATTCCAAACACACAGCATGTCTGTGCAATGTAGATATGGCTTATAAAATACCTACTTCTGCGAGCTATTAAAAATGACCTTCGTCACCTAACATAATGAAAAGTGAATTGAATGGCACAACTCATCCAAAACGTCAATGCAGAAAAATTTAGCATGCACATACATAGTTTTGTGTAGATGTGTTTTATAATTCATGCAGGATCGTTATCCCCGATTATAAAATGTGGCTTGATAGTTGCATATCATGTTTGTAACAACCTAATCCACGTCAaactcgttaaaaaaaaaatcaatcagggACGGAGCTAAACACAAACACTAGGTGTTGTATATCTATGGTCACTAGCGTTTGCCACAAAGCATATTTTTTAGATAATGTTGACAAAAATGGTTAAATACTCTTTTCGGGGGTTACTACGTTCTATTTTTGGAAGACAAGGTAGCAATTTATCTCAGCCTTTAGGGGAAAAACATCAAATGCACGCAAGGGAAAAAGCATCTTACTGCAGCAGAGAGTAAAATTGGGTTGtaaggagagaaagagagagagaaagcggaGGAGAGAAAATGAGGAGAAGAGCGAGCAAATGGGGGAATGAATGGTTGGGGGCAGGGGGATGCGGTATCAAAGAGGAAtggaatcacacacacacacacacacgattaaTCCAGAAAAAGCTTCctgaaaataaatggatgattAGTAAAAATGGAATACTATACTATCCTGCATTTGTTTGATGGTAAATATTGAGTTAATATTGATCAATGATAGACTCTATATTCtttatcacatttttttttagctctagCTATGTTAAATCATTATGCCCTCATGTTTTGTATGAATCATATATATCATATTTgactttctttatttttatctatcATCTCTATCTGCTGAGTGTGCTGAAATCAATGGATTTGCAGCAGTGAGGCCATTTGCACTTAGATCATTGCTCCACACTCTCCATGGTGTTATAGATACCCCCTAGCGGCAGCTTTCCTGTATAACAGCCTCACATGGTGCAATGGCTCAGAAATGCAAACCGACTCTTGcacaatgacccccccccccaaaaaaaaaaaaaaaaatggaacagtGTTAAGGCGTAAATGAGTCTTCACAGAGATGATGCTGTCTTGAAATCGTATACTCTAAGATTGTGAAAATGAAGATGGTTTTGAATTGGAaagctttttttctctccctctgcAGTATGTGGCATTTGGCTCCCTCTTCTTCATTCTCCTCTCCATCTCTACGTTTTGTCTGGAGACCCACGAAGCCTTCTACACCATTTACAACCTGACCGAGAACGTCACTGTTAGCAATGTGACACAGCAGGaggtacttgttttttttaaattgagttaATGTTAATTAATGTGTCCACTGTGAGCTTTTAAATgacataaaaaatacaaaggagGATTCAGGTTTATGCTATCCAAACTTTTAAAGATGAATTTTGAAGCTTTTAATAAGTCAATCCGAACAAAATTATTGGTATCCTTTttgttaaagaaagaaaaacccacaatggtaaaaaaaataaataaaggttaagTGAATATTCATGAATAAAAATCAGGTATTGCTTTATCAGGTTCCTCAAGTTATGTGGATTTTACTCCAATAGCATTTAAATTGAGAAAGAATACCAATTATAAATATGAATGTCTACTTTTTGATTGATATGAAATGTTTTGACCGGCATTAATTTCACATCCATATTGCTGTAGTGCAGTAAAATGTGACTTGATGAATTTGTTTAttcagtgttattatttgtgttgCTTCCACTCTACAGACAGTGTTTGAAGTGGTGACAGATGGATGGCTGACATATGTTGAGGGTGTCTGCGTCATTTGGTTCACAATTGAGGTGCTGTTTCGCGTTATCTTCTGCCCTGACAAAGCAGAGTTCTTCCGCAGTGCCCTGAACATCATAGACATTGTGGCCATTGTGCCCTTTTACCTGGAGGTAGCGCTTAGCGGCCTTTCCTCCAAAACAGCCAAAGATGTGCTCAGCTTCCTGCGCGTGGTTCGCTTTGTTCGAATTCTGCGCATATTCAAGCTTACTCGCCATTTTGTTGGTTTGCGGGTACTGGGCCACACTCTGAGGGCAAGCACCAATGAGTTCCTGCTGCTCATCATTTTCCTGGCACTTGGGGTCCTCATCTTTGCAACCATGATCTACTATGCTGAACGCGTAGGTGCTGACCCGGAAGATCCGACTGCTGGCGCCCACACAGACTTTAAGAACATTCCCATTGGTTTTTGGTGGGCAGTGGTGACCATGACAACACTGGGCTATGGAGATATGTTTCCCAAGACTTGGTCAGGAATGTTGGTTGGCGCCCTCTGCGCCTTGGCCGGTGTGCTGACCATCGCTATGCCTGTTCCCGTCATTGTCAACAACTTCGGGATGTACTACTCCCTGGCCATGGCGAAGCAAAAGCTCCCCAAGAAGAGGAACAAGCATATACCCCGTGCACCACAGCCAGGAAGTCCCAACTATTGCAAACCAGATGCCCTCGCCATGGCGACCGCCTCGCCGCATAGGCTCATGGGCAATGTTCTAGGGCCTGGCATGGTGGGATCTGGCAGCATGATGGGTGCTGGAGATTGTCCACTGGCACAAGAGGAGATCATTGAAATCAACAGGGCAGGTATGTGATCTGTTGTACACTATTTCATTGGATCAATTTGGAAATACCTCTGTATTTCTTTCCACCCCACAgattccaaacaaaatggtgatgCGGCAGCCAATGCAGCAGCACTAGCAAATGAAGACTGTCCCACTATTGACCAGGTTTTGGGAGATGATCGCAGCCCGGCCATTGGGGGCCACGGTTCAACCACCAGTCGGGAACGCTACCCGCACGATCGGGCCTGCTTCCTATTGAGTGCTGGGGAATTCCAGCGTACAACAGACGGCAACGTTCGAAAAGGTAGGGGCATCAAGTGGCTTTTGGAAAAGCTGGAGGTTCACGGAACTTTTGCCGACGCAGGGTAGCCCACTCGTTTAAGGCGGTTTGGGTTTTTATTGGAGTGCAGGAAGACAGATCAGTGTAAAGATGTATGTTCAAATTCACtaaagcaaaataaacacaaggCCGTTTTTTTCAAATAACTCTTCTATATAGATACCTAAGACAttcatcctgtttttttttttttttctcaccacaTAAACCTCCTCAAAGTCATATTTCCAAATGTCTTGTATTCAAaaattttcacacatttttaatGGTTGATATTTTAAGGGGCATttgggcaaaaacaaaaaaatcaattcataATCTTGAATCATCACACAATCCGCACATTTTTATGGTTTAGTGAGTGCAGGACAGTTTAGAATTCAGATTTGTATATTTGTGACACTGATCCAACAGTGCTGAATGCTGCTTTAAGGTAATGGGAGGGGTTCAGGGTTTTAATATCCAAGATTGCATGATATTAAAGTGTGCTGTATTTAACTCGTCACATGTTTGTACAAAGTATGTTAGTTGTTTGTCCTTCTGGTTACATGATCCATCTGTTTGTTTTTCAGCCTATTAGTTTCTTGTTTTCTCTGTTAGTTCATCCCTGTATGTGTCGTGTCTTTTCCAGCTGTCTTTCCCTcatcctgctcctcctcctcttcttcaaaCCCTGTCTCCTTTCACTCTGGTATCAACAAATAGtgggcaccaaaaaaaaaaaccattgggATAGTTTTATAAAACATTCTTATTTCATTATTCTAGTTGCAGATTTTGCAATGTAAATGGTTTATTATCAATTGTACTGAGCAGCAAGATTTCATTTAAATGATTGAGCGAGTctagatattattattattattattattattattattattattattattattattattattattattattattattattattattattattattattattattattattattattattattattattaccagaGTGAAAGTGGCCCATTTGTACTGTTGCACTTGCATTGTTGTGCCAGGCCAGTGAGAGCTGGCGGTTGATTGGTTGGCCTTCTCTGTCTCCTCTGGAACTGAGCCCAGAACAGTTTTTACACCACAGTCCTCCGAGAGCACTGCCTATTTTACGGAGGACTGCAGTCCAGAATTGCATTGGAGACTCTGACTCCATTTTACTGGGAA
Proteins encoded:
- the LOC133170353 gene encoding potassium voltage-gated channel subfamily C member 1-like isoform X2, which codes for MTCSASDSEKIVINCGGIRHETYRSTLKTLPGTRLSWLTEPDAYSNFDYDPKSDEFFFDRHPATFAFILNYYRTGKLHCPNDVCGPLFEEELAFWGIDETDVEACCWMNYRQHRDAEEALDSFETPEPDVPEDDPALTGGADGDLKRLCMQEDGRRATWWEVWQPRMWALFEDPYSSKYARYVAFGSLFFILLSISTFCLETHEAFYTIYNLTENVTVSNVTQQETVFEVVTDGWLTYVEGVCVIWFTIEVLFRVIFCPDKAEFFRSALNIIDIVAIVPFYLEVALSGLSSKTAKDVLSFLRVVRFVRILRIFKLTRHFVGLRVLGHTLRASTNEFLLLIIFLALGVLIFATMIYYAERVGADPEDPTAGAHTDFKNIPIGFWWAVVTMTTLGYGDMFPKTWSGMLVGALCALAGVLTIAMPVPVIVNNFGMYYSLAMAKQKLPKKRNKHIPRAPQPGSPNYCKPDALAMATASPHRLMGNVLGPGMVGSGSMMGAGDCPLAQEEIIEINRADSKQNGDAAANAAALANEDCPTIDQVLGDDRSPAIGGHGSTTSRERYPHDRACFLLSAGEFQRTTDGNVRKVGGTVNGYWSDSPW
- the LOC133170353 gene encoding potassium voltage-gated channel subfamily C member 1-like isoform X3, giving the protein MTCSASDSEKIVINCGGIRHETYRSTLKTLPGTRLSWLTEPDAYSNFDYDPKSDEFFFDRHPATFAFILNYYRTGKLHCPNDVCGPLFEEELAFWGIDETDVEACCWMNYRQHRDAEEALDSFETPEPDVPEDDPALTGGADGDLKRLCMQEDGRRATWWEVWQPRMWALFEDPYSSKYARYVAFGSLFFILLSISTFCLETHEAFYTIYNLTENVTVSNVTQQETVFEVVTDGWLTYVEGVCVIWFTIEVLFRVIFCPDKAEFFRSALNIIDIVAIVPFYLEVALSGLSSKTAKDVLSFLRVVRFVRILRIFKLTRHFVGLRVLGHTLRASTNEFLLLIIFLALGVLIFATMIYYAERVGADPEDPTAGAHTDFKNIPIGFWWAVVTMTTLGYGDMFPKTWSGMLVGALCALAGVLTIAMPVPVIVNNFGMYYSLAMAKQKLPKKRNKHIPRAPQPGSPNYCKPDALAMATASPHRLMGNVLGPGMVGSGSMMGAGDCPLAQEEIIEINRADSKQNGDAAANAAALANEDCPTIDQVLGDDRSPAIGGHGSTTSRERYPHDRACFLLSAGEFQRTTDGNVRKGRGIKCVATGYEKSRSLNNISGMTGAPLRLTPITNSTFEPFEPPGLRRCHSPIPSIL
- the LOC133170353 gene encoding potassium voltage-gated channel subfamily C member 1-like isoform X1; translated protein: MTCSASDSEKIVINCGGIRHETYRSTLKTLPGTRLSWLTEPDAYSNFDYDPKSDEFFFDRHPATFAFILNYYRTGKLHCPNDVCGPLFEEELAFWGIDETDVEACCWMNYRQHRDAEEALDSFETPEPDVPEDDPALTGGADGDLKRLCMQEDGRRATWWEVWQPRMWALFEDPYSSKYARYVAFGSLFFILLSISTFCLETHEAFYTIYNLTENVTVSNVTQQETVFEVVTDGWLTYVEGVCVIWFTIEVLFRVIFCPDKAEFFRSALNIIDIVAIVPFYLEVALSGLSSKTAKDVLSFLRVVRFVRILRIFKLTRHFVGLRVLGHTLRASTNEFLLLIIFLALGVLIFATMIYYAERVGADPEDPTAGAHTDFKNIPIGFWWAVVTMTTLGYGDMFPKTWSGMLVGALCALAGVLTIAMPVPVIVNNFGMYYSLAMAKQKLPKKRNKHIPRAPQPGSPNYCKPDALAMATASPHRLMGNVLGPGMVGSGSMMGAGDCPLAQEEIIEINRADSKQNGDAAANAAALANEDCPTIDQVLGDDRSPAIGGHGSTTSRERYPHDRACFLLSAGEFQRTTDGNVRKGRGIKWLLEKLEVHGTFADAG